Genomic DNA from Gossypium hirsutum isolate 1008001.06 chromosome A01, Gossypium_hirsutum_v2.1, whole genome shotgun sequence:
TGAAGCAATGCAGCAAGCCCTTCCAACAAAACCTGTCGTCTTTGTCTCAGATGAGCTCCACCATCCTGCAACTGATTAAACTGTAAAAATCTATCAATATCGTCTACATCAAGAAGAAGGCATAGACCATCCTCTATAGTAACTCTAGCAGCAAGCATAGGTTCCTCTTCCAGCGGAATATCAGATGCTTTCTGATCATTGTTGGTGACAGCAGATGAATTTGGAGGGTCAACTTCAAGAAGAGGGCGAGGCCTGCGAATTGAAGAGAAAGGAAGCCTCCCAAGAGCATCAACCTGGAGAAAAGCATGAGGCTCAGTATTCGCACGTGCTCGGGGAGGAAGATCCCTAAGATGAGTTGGACAAAAATGATGTCTCAACTTCGCCCCAGCAGATTTTCTTGCAAGACAAGCCTGGTGGTAATAATCATCCACGTAGGGGTCATTACTGTGGGTTGCAACAAGCTGCATTCTAAGAATGCCCTCAATCTCATCAGTTGACATGTATTTGGATGTAAACTGAGGCCATCCAAAATCACTCTTCAGCGCCCCACTATCAAAGCCTCGTAGACTCTGCCTACCTTTCTGAGCTGATTTGGCTCTTTGATCTCTCAGATCACCAATACCTAGTATAGCTTCAACCTTGTTCATTACAGGTGGGGATGGAGAGAGATGAGGATTAAATTGTTGTGACTGAATCCCAGAAAAGTGGCTAAACGAAGGCTGAACAGGATGCTGCAGTCTCTGCTGGTGCGACTGCAGCTGTGGCATTAACTGTGGTGGAATCAAACCATTTTGATGAGTTAACTGTTGTTGCAACATATTGTTCAAAACACTGGAATTATCTCCATACAGTTTAGGCTGGCTCCCCCATTGATTTGACGGCTGACTACTGACAGACAGACCGGGAGCAAATTGAGGCATATTCCCACGATAATTTGGCCCATGGTGTAAGCCTGGCAGTTGAAGCTGAGAATTTGGGAAGCCAGAGAGGTTGGGTGAAGATGCCATCTGTGGTCCACCAGCCATATAAGGAATATTTAGGTGTCCAGAATGTTGGTTTGGTGACGCCTGAGGAGATCTGCCATCGGGGGGAGGGTAAGAAATATAAGAAGATTTTGGAACTAAAATTGGTTCACTAGAGAAATGTTGGTGGtactgttgttgttgttgttgttgtagttgctgctgctgctgctcaGGGTACGAGGATGTCCTGTAGAGATGCTTTGCATCCAAATTGGCCAATGGTTGTGATGACCAGCGTTTGCCATCAGGAATACTTTCAGTTTCAAGAGGCTGCTGATCAAGCCAGAGAGGAAATTCCTCCCCATGTGTCCATTCGGCAGCAGATGAACCTTCAACAACATAATGATAAATGTCAATATTGGTATGTTGATCTGCGTAATTGGTCCCTTCACTGTGATGACGTAGAGTCTCAGAAAGTAGTTATTATTTACAACAGTGAAAATAATGGGTAACACAGTTCATACAGACCCTTCAGTTAAAAATTATAGTATAGGAAACCATCAGTTATTCAATCCAAGAAGGATTGGACCAAAACAACATCAATCATTAGCAATTGACTGATAGAAGACAGTACTGAGATGAATAAACTCACTTTGTCTGGACCCCCCATCACCAATTATCGTTGAGCCTCTTGGTCCACTAATGGCAGTGTTCAACTGCAACAAAATCACAAGCTAGCATCAGCACCACTAAAGCCAGGCCGGGACTAACCACCAAGAAACAGGCATGCATATCCAATACAACCCACTGGTGAATTATGatttaagaacaaaaaaaaaaaacaataggaACTTTGTCCTTTATGATTTACTTATAGTCCAAAGATTTGATCTAGGAGGAATCAAGGAGATGCAATTTAATAGCAAATTGATGTCTCTGATGAACTTCATAAAAACTAAGGCAGCAAGCAAAGATTCTGGTAGCTTAATGCTAGTGCCATTACTTAAAAGTTACAATAAAAATTTGGAGGATCAATCCTGTTAGAACACTAGCAGATGATTTGCAAAAGGAGTTGGTAAAGCATTTCTTGTATTTCTTGTATTTCTTGTATATCTTAAGAAACCAGAAAGATACAAGCTCAAAAGTAGGTGCTTCAGTGACATGCTGAGGTTTCATCACTTTAATTCACTCAGAATGGATAAGGTCTTAAAGCTAACAGTAATTGTGGTTCAGGGGCACCACACTTCTGCATGATTGAACTCTCAAAAAATCCATTattagtatattatattataacagTTGAAAGGAAATTTTGTTTCAGCTCCATGAAAATATCAAAAGACATAAACtagttaaaagattaaattagaaGCTAATCCTCAAGAGAGGAAAAGATCTTTGACCATTTCACTGGTTGCAAGACACAGTAATTATGCAGTGGACTAACCTTTGAAAATGTATTAGTAAGATCATCAACATCCGATAAGGATCTCAAAACTTCACCCTGAAAATACGAAGAGATATTAGATGAAGTAGCTAGCACGCAGTTATTCTAATAAAATCATCTATGAATATGATAAGTGAACAAGTTTAGGAAGAagaattattcttattttttctaATCTGACTATAGCCTTTTAAAgaatagcaggaaaaataaaaaggaaataatctctagaaattagcctatccctaaaaattagtaatttgattatgGCTAATAGTACAACGAAATTCCTAGAACTAAGGTAGAAAATCTGCTTAATTTAAGGAAttccaacactccccctcaagctggagtgTAGATGTTAATCAAACCCAGCTTGCCCATAATTTCTTTGAACATTTTTCTGCTCAAGCTTTTGGTTAACACGTCTGCTACTTGTTGTCTTGTAGGTTGATGATGGCTTATATGTTTGGAACAAAAACAGTTCACAAGAAGGGATGGCCTTATCTACATCAAAAGAAGATTCTATCATGCTATAGCACCGTAGACTAGGACACCCAAATTTCATGTACTTGAAGAAATTGTTTCCTCTACTATTTCTAAATAAGATAATAAGTTGATTGAACTGTGAAGTTTGCCAACTGTCTAAACACACTCGTGTCCCTTATCCTTTGAAACCTTATGTTCAATCTCAACCTTTCTCTTTAATCCACAGTGATCTATGGGGAGCCAGTCGAGTAAAAAACATCACAGGGGCTAGGTGGTTCATAACTTTCATTGATGACCACACTAGAGTTTGTTGGATCTATCTCCTTAAAGAAAAATCCTAAGTCTCTAGAGTCttcaaatattttcattcaatgatTCGAACCCAGTTCAATTCAAATATTCACACCCTTAGAACTGATAATGGGAGAGAGTACTTTAATTCTATCCTAAGTCCTTATCTTTCTGAGCAAGGAATCATACATCAAAGTTCTTGTCCTGACACCCCTCAACAAAACGGGGTTTCCGAGAGGAAAAATAGACACCTTGTAGCCGTGGCTCGTGCTCTTATGTTTACTATGGGTGTACCAAAGTATTTATGGGGAGAAGCTGTCCTCACTGCTTGTTATCTTACAAACCGACTCCCATCTAAGGTATTAAACTTTCAAACACCTTTACATactcttcaaaaaattttccctTGTTTCGTGTTCCTAATCTCCCAACCAAAACATTTGGTTGCAAAGCATTTGTCCACAACCATCAACCTAACCAATCTAAACTTGATCCTAGAGCCCACACTTGTGTCTTTATTGGTTACTCACCTACACAAAAAGGGTACAAGTGCTACTCTTCAACCTTACACCGGATGTTTGTGTCCCTTGATGTTACTTTCTTCGAAAACGAGCCATATTTTTCAGCCTctcatcttcagggggagatACTTAGTGAAGATGAGACCTTGAGCAACAAGAAACAAGGGTGATTAACCATACTAATGAAGAAAAACAGCCCACTCATTctgaaaaacaacaagaaaaaacTCAGGGGCTTCGTGTATACTCTCGGAGACATCAGCTGCCTGAAACAGAAACAGCAGTGCCAATGCCATCTTTACCCGAGGACTGTCTTGAGGAAGAAGTTTCACCTCCTTCATCTTCCATCTATCTTCCAATTGCAGTAAGAAAGGGCACTAGGAGCTGCACTCAACATCCCATTTCTCGGTTTGTATCCTATGGAAACTTGTCTAAATCCTACAATGCCATTGTTTCTAATGTTGACTCTATAGAAACTCCAAAAAACATAGAAGAGGCTCTTAAGTCAACCAAATGGAGGCAAGCTGTGTTGGAAGAAATAAAGGCTCTTGAAGACAATGGAACTTGGGAAATATCTAAACTACCTACTGGGAAGAAGACAGTGGGTTGTAAGTGGATTTTCACCACAAAATTTAAACCAGATGGGAGCATTGATCGATACAAGGCTAGACTTGTGGCCAGGGGTTTCACTCAAACATATGGGTTGGACTATGAGGAAACATTTGCACCGGTGGCCAAATTGAATACTATTCGAGTGCTTCTCTCAATTGCTGTCAACTTACAATGGCCTTTGATCCAATTGGATGTAAAGAACGCTTTTCTCAATGGAGAATTAAACGAAGAAGTCTACATGGATTTTCCGCCTGGATTCGAAGGAAGCAAGGGCCAAGTATGCAAGTTGAAGAAGTCCTTGTATGGACTAAAGCAATCCCCTAGGGCTCGGTTTAATCGTTTTGCCAAAGCCATGACTAGTAGACATTATACTCAAGGTCAAGCTGATCACACCTTATTCTACAAACACTAGGATAATGGGAAGTGCTATATTCTCATTGTctatgtagatgacataatattGACAGGGGATGATTCTATTGAAATTGAAAGACTAAAAGAGTTCTTAAGTCATGAGTTTCAACTTAAAGACTTGGGGAATCTTCGATATTTTCTAGGAATGGAGATAGCAAGGTCAAAGGCAGGTATTTCAATCTCTCAAAGAAAGTATGTTCTTGATCTACTTTCTGAAGTTGGACTGTTGGGTTGCAAACCAGCGAGTAAGATCCATCAGCTATACGAATCCGAGAGTGATCATGACAAGGTAAATAGGTGTGAAACAAACTTAGATTACCTGTCATGTGGTCGGATGCACCCGAGTCTAGTATCCAGAAAGTTGTGATAGGTTCGTGCGCAGTATTTAAAGCAGCACCTTGAATAGCTAGTGACCCACTGGCTGTAGGAGTCCTGAGTAGTTTATGAAGAGCCTCAAGTTGAGTTTTGGTTAGCCGAAGTTTATGAAGAGTCTCAGAGGAATTTTCGGTGTCACCCATGGGAGTAGGGTTTCTAACAGAGAAAACAgaacaagaaaagagaagaaagagcaGGATCAACTGAATTCCTAATGCTCTGATACCATGAACAAGTTTAGGAAGAagaattattcttattttttctaATCTGACTATTGCCTTTTAAAgaatagcaggaaaaataaaaaggaaataatctctagaaattagcctatccctaaaaattagtaatttgattatgGCTAATAATACAAGGAAATTCCTAGAACTAAGGTAAAAAATCTGCTTAATTTAAGGAATTCCAACAATAAACTTGAATATTAGTTAGTCAGATGTACCCAAAAACACCTAGAGTGATGAAATTCTagattaaaacatgaaattttaacCATATAAAAGTTTGAGGTTCACAAGACCACAGAGAGAACCAGGAGAGGAAGAGAACATTTTCCTCTCCTTTTTGGTTCTCTCCATTTGTTAGTGCGACTTGCATCTCATCAGACTTGAGCTACTCCAACAGAAATAGAACATGCTAATATTACTGATACGAATAAATTTCAGCAATTAACTCACTAGTTGAAACTGCATATCCTTCCAGAGACATACAAGAAGACTAACTTTCTTACACCCATAATTGATCCAACTTTTAAAATCCATTAGCATAGCCAATCAAATTTGTGTGGATAACTGGATACCAGTTAcagattcattttttaaaaagatattaaCAGTACAGTGCCTAAGAAGTGAATAGAACTGCCTCTAAGCCTCAGCAGTCAAAGAGACTGAAATGAGGGGGAAACTCCAACGGGGAAAAGGGGCAATCTTCTCTATCTAGCAATTGGGAATGAGTTTTCGCAAAAAAATTTTGCACGACGGGCATAAAGCATCCCACAAAACTGATTCCATCAAGAAGGCTTCATACAACAATAGAAGTTGTAAACTCAAATATCCTTATCATTCTCAGGAAAGAGGTCTTATGATAAGGAATCAGCAAATCAAGAACATGGCAGATACTTAGGAAGGGGGAGAAGGGAACCTCCACAAACTATCGTTTGCTTTGGGAAGCATGAAATGCAACGAAGTACAACTAACACAATCTCCAAAATCTATTCAAATGTAGAATACAATTTTATTGATAGGATAACTAAGCCACAGAAACACTGCAATTTGTACAGTACAATTTTCTTTAAGAGTGCACAAGAGTTACCTCTCATTGTGAAGACCAAGATACAAAGAGACAAATAATTAAGTTCAGAAAACAGCCCAAATCAAGATGGATACACTGTAACTAACAAATAGAGATAACAAGGTTTACAATGTCATGCatggataaataaatatatactatGAGCTCCCACAGGGTTTTTTCTCCATAAATAGAATAGCATGCCAACCACTAATTAAATGTAGTGGCATCCCTCTGTTCAGGAAAAATAGAGGGAAAAAAAACACAGAATCACTCCAAAAGGATTATATTTCAGCATGATTTCCAAAGGGAACGATTTTCTTTTCAAACAACTAATCATTGCTTTTGTCCTGCATTGCATAAATTTGCAATAATAATTGAAACAGGAAAGAGAACTTAAAAGAACAAGAATATTAACCTCATCTCTATCAAACAAAAACTCCTCCTCATCCTCAAGTCCGACCGCAGGTATATCCTCCTCCTCGTCATCTAATCCCCCCAATTCGACCTCCTCAAGAACATCTTTTCCAAAAAATGCATACTGTGACGCATCAAATACTGCATCTCCTGCATCATAGAAAAAGTCAAGTTTACTAAACATGCACACTTCAACCAGAAATGAACTCACAACATAAAGATGAGATAGATGGAGACAAGAAAATCAACTGAAACAAACATTAATACATCTTTTTCACCAGAAAACAAAGGATAAACACAATCATGGGAGGAAAAAAGGTTATTTTTTACTTTCCCTTAAAACCAAACAGCAAGCAAACAACAATCTAATCCACTATGCGCCACCACAAAAGCCACTTGTACTGTATGCCTAGAACTTGAGAGTTCACCCCCTTGGAAATGAAAAAGGGATAGGATAATTGAGATGGGGGCAAATTACAACCCTTCATGCAGCCAAAGGTCAAGTAGGTCTCCATATGCACCAAAAGCATTATTGACTTCAACATTTAAATTCAATACAGCCTAATTTTTTTAGCTTAAACCAAACTAATAAGCAAAACCCATAGTTGCTTATATAccattaaaagcataaattgagtaaattaaagggaaaaaaaagtcgAATATCAAACCTGTAGAAGTATCGCCAAATCGTTTAAGATTCTCAGAAGCATCCATTTTATCAACAATTCAAAATTACTACTCGATATGGAAAACCCAGGGAAAAAAACTTGATAATTTAACTGAATCTTCGATCTGacgtttattttttaaaatcgaaaaaaggaatgaaagaaaagaattaaaagagaaaGGGCAAAAATACAAATTTGAGGTTTAAAAAGCAAAAACCCTTTGCAAATAGGGTTTggtggagataagatctgtgctGGATTATTTCATTGTTAATGaaataggtttttttttcctTGGTATTCTTTTTTTCTCAAGTCAATATTATTGAGACAAATTTAAGAAAGGAACCCTAAAGAAGTGATGACGATGggtaattatttattattaggatattcttttttattttaactttattagTTTTTTTCTGGCTTTAAATTTATGCTGTTTTTTTAgcttaaatatttttgaatatttattattataagtttaggttaaataaattttattcaattttattaaatttggttgaattttagtttgttatatatatatatatatatattaatatgaccCATAAATAAAAGTAGAATACGCTTAAATATACTTGGACTAAAGTTTTCCTACATTAGCAATAATATAATTACAACTTATCAAGTAAAtgtctcaaaaataataataaaattaacaataaaataataattatacaatatccaaacattaataataaaataattagtaatataataatgaaatgatagcAACATGAGCAAAAAAGAAAGTTTAGGTTATTCGAGTTAGGCCCGAACTAAAAAATCTACTCGGGGCCTAATCTATTTAGAAAACGAGTCTTATTTTTTGTCTAAGCTCATTTCGttgaacttatatttttacccaaaatatcTCATATTTTGGACAAACCCTCAAGCTCGGATGGATTGCTTGATCTATGATCAAGTCTAATTAAGACCGATTAAGAGTAACATCAACtcgatcaaaatttgaaataatgaattttatttgatgaattcattttatatttgaatttaggcctaatccaaatacaaaattaattGGGCTATGCAATCGCCGTGCCCAAGTTTTATAGTTCTCCACACGCCCACGTCTCTACAAAAAAACCAGCCTTTAAAGTCGGCAGGATTTTACGGCATTTATTTGAGCCCTGTTCTTCTCCTTCTTCCTTGACTAGGGGTTTCCATTTCCCAGTTCTTCTCGTCCCTTTCTTAAAGTCGGCATCTTCCTTTGCTTTCTCCAGTTTTCTCCTACCCAGCACCTTCTTCAAGGTTCCAAGTTCTTTTTGTTTCTCCTTTAATTGCTGTTGTAtttagggatttaaattgcggagGCGACCATATTTTTAGTTGGGTTGCGTTTGTGGTGGTCTGCTTGCGTTGCGTTTGTGGCGGTCGCAGATAACGGATGCTATTGCGGTATTGCGGTCACTGTAGGTACTGTAGtcgtgaatttttaaaaaattcacacCAACTTATTGCGGTTTCGGACTATGTGGCTACCATTATATAGTGGCCGATATAGCGGTATCGGACCGCTATTTAAATTCCCGTGACTTGTATTGAATTCCATGGATGTcaatttaatttggatttaattattaatttggatTTAATTATCCCTTTTGAGGTTGTTTTTGTTGTTgagaatcataaaaaataattgggtcatttttatttcagtttcttttgtgTTCTTTTAGCCTCTATAGGGTTGTTAATTATTAATCCCTACATGTTCATTTGTTTTTTGGTTAGAAATGAGATAATTTTGATGGGGTTTCATTGTTTTAAACGTTGAAATTTTATCTAACAATGCAATCTTTCATATATTTTTCAGGGTTTGTTCTTATTTGAATAGCCTTTGTTGTAGCTATTTGCAAAATGCTGGCTCCTAGTGTTACTGCTCCCTTGCGGCCTTCATTATCTACCGGTATTTTTCTtggaactttattttattattcattcaatttttctTAGATTAATGATGATAAAATTTGCTATTGGTTTTCGGCAGGACATCGATTAGAGTCACGAATTGAATGCAGTAGCCGTTGTGGCTCAGTTAGAATTCCGAATCGGATTAAGCCAAGGGAACTTGGCTTGCAATCACAACCTAGGGTAGGAAGAAGTAGAAAACAATCTTCATCCATTGCATGCACCGCAACTGCTTTGGTACGTTTTGTCGCCATAACTAATcgcttacttttatttttacagaagaaattgagaattgTTGCTC
This window encodes:
- the LOC107932667 gene encoding protein PAT1 homolog isoform X2, which translates into the protein MDASKNLKRFGDTSTGDAVFDASQYAFFGKDVLEEVELGGLDDEEEDIPAVGLEDEEEFLFDRDEGEVLRSLSDVDDLTNTFSKLNTAISGPRGSTIIGDGGSRQSSSAAEWTHGEEFPLWLDQQPLETESIPDGKRWSSQPLANLDAKHLYRTSSYPEQQQQQLQQQQQQQYHQHFSSEPILVPKSSYISYPPPDGRSPQASPNQHSGHLNIPYMAGGPQMASSPNLSGFPNSQLQLPGLHHGPNYRGNMPQFAPGLSVSSQPSNQWGSQPKLYGDNSSVLNNMLQQQLTHQNGLIPPQLMPQLQSHQQRLQHPVQPSFSHFSGIQSQQFNPHLSPSPPVMNKVEAILGIGDLRDQRAKSAQKGRQSLRGFDSGALKSDFGWPQFTSKYMSTDEIEGILRMQLVATHSNDPYVDDYYHQACLARKSAGAKLRHHFCPTHLRDLPPRARANTEPHAFLQVDALGRLPFSSIRRPRPLLEVDPPNSSAVTNNDQKASDIPLEEEPMLAARVTIEDGLCLLLDVDDIDRFLQFNQLQDGGAHLRQRRQVLLEGLAALLQLVDPLGKSGNTDELAQKDDLVFLRIDSLPKGRKLLARFLQLLPPGGELMRIVCMSIFRHLRFLFGGLPSDPGAAETTINLARVVSSCVHSMDLRALSVCLASVVCSSEQPPLRPLGSPAGDGASFILKSVLDRATKLMTDSRAAGNYNMTNLSLWKASFDEFFNLLTKYCINKYDTVMQSLRMQAKPNMAIDESDSAKAIKREMPVDLLHACLSHLNDQQKKQLLDLSQRPMLVGQS
- the LOC107932667 gene encoding protein PAT1 homolog isoform X3 — encoded protein: MDASENLKRFGDTSTVFDASQYAFFGKDVLEEVELGGLDDEEEDIPAVGLEDEEEFLFDRDEGEVLRSLSDVDDLTNTFSKLNTAISGPRGSTIIGDGGSRQSSSAAEWTHGEEFPLWLDQQPLETESIPDGKRWSSQPLANLDAKHLYRTSSYPEQQQQQLQQQQQQQYHQHFSSEPILVPKSSYISYPPPDGRSPQASPNQHSGHLNIPYMAGGPQMASSPNLSGFPNSQLQLPGLHHGPNYRGNMPQFAPGLSVSSQPSNQWGSQPKLYGDNSSVLNNMLQQQLTHQNGLIPPQLMPQLQSHQQRLQHPVQPSFSHFSGIQSQQFNPHLSPSPPVMNKVEAILGIGDLRDQRAKSAQKGRQSLRGFDSGALKSDFGWPQFTSKYMSTDEIEGILRMQLVATHSNDPYVDDYYHQACLARKSAGAKLRHHFCPTHLRDLPPRARANTEPHAFLQVDALGRLPFSSIRRPRPLLEVDPPNSSAVTNNDQKASDIPLEEEPMLAARVTIEDGLCLLLDVDDIDRFLQFNQLQDGGAHLRQRRQVLLEGLAALLQLVDPLGKSGNTDELAQKDDLVFLRIDSLPKGRKLLARFLQLLPPGGELMRIVCMSIFRHLRFLFGGLPSDPGAAETTINLARVVSSCVHSMDLRALSVCLASVVCSSEQPPLRPLGSPAGDGASFILKSVLDRATKLMTDSRAAGNYNMTNLSLWKASFDEFFNLLTKYCINKYDTVMQSLRMQAKPNMAIDESDSAKAIKREMPVDLLHACLSHLNDQQKKQLLDLSQRPMLVGQS
- the LOC107932667 gene encoding protein PAT1 homolog isoform X1 gives rise to the protein MDASENLKRFGDTSTGDAVFDASQYAFFGKDVLEEVELGGLDDEEEDIPAVGLEDEEEFLFDRDEGEVLRSLSDVDDLTNTFSKLNTAISGPRGSTIIGDGGSRQSSSAAEWTHGEEFPLWLDQQPLETESIPDGKRWSSQPLANLDAKHLYRTSSYPEQQQQQLQQQQQQQYHQHFSSEPILVPKSSYISYPPPDGRSPQASPNQHSGHLNIPYMAGGPQMASSPNLSGFPNSQLQLPGLHHGPNYRGNMPQFAPGLSVSSQPSNQWGSQPKLYGDNSSVLNNMLQQQLTHQNGLIPPQLMPQLQSHQQRLQHPVQPSFSHFSGIQSQQFNPHLSPSPPVMNKVEAILGIGDLRDQRAKSAQKGRQSLRGFDSGALKSDFGWPQFTSKYMSTDEIEGILRMQLVATHSNDPYVDDYYHQACLARKSAGAKLRHHFCPTHLRDLPPRARANTEPHAFLQVDALGRLPFSSIRRPRPLLEVDPPNSSAVTNNDQKASDIPLEEEPMLAARVTIEDGLCLLLDVDDIDRFLQFNQLQDGGAHLRQRRQVLLEGLAALLQLVDPLGKSGNTDELAQKDDLVFLRIDSLPKGRKLLARFLQLLPPGGELMRIVCMSIFRHLRFLFGGLPSDPGAAETTINLARVVSSCVHSMDLRALSVCLASVVCSSEQPPLRPLGSPAGDGASFILKSVLDRATKLMTDSRAAGNYNMTNLSLWKASFDEFFNLLTKYCINKYDTVMQSLRMQAKPNMAIDESDSAKAIKREMPVDLLHACLSHLNDQQKKQLLDLSQRPMLVGQS